The Gammaproteobacteria bacterium DNA window CACACCCAAAAAAATTAGCGATCGTTTTAGATATAGATGAAACCTCCCTATCCAACTTCCCCTATATGAAAAAACTAGACTTTGGAATTGATTCCCCAATTTTAAAAACTATTGGACTGGAAACTGACGACCCCCCAATTAAACCTACTCTAAATTTATTTAACTACGCATTGCAACATCATGTGAGTATTTTTTTTGTCACAGGTCGTTTTGAAAAAATGCGCACAATGACTGCGAACAACCTTAAAAAAGCAGGCTACACTAGCTGGAAAGAATTGTTCCTCAAACCCAATACCTACCATGAAAATTCGGCAATCCCCTACAAATCTGCCATCCGCAAAAAAATTACCGAAAAAGGTTATGATATTGTACTCAACATTGGCGATCAAATTAGCGATTTGGAAGGCGGTTATGCCGACCGCACTTACAAGCTTCCAAATCCGTATTACTATGTCCCTTAAATCAGCTATAATATCAATGGCAAGGAGCATAGAGTGAAAGCTTGATAACATTCGCACTGCAATGGAGAGCATAAACATGGATAAAGAAGTGAAAGGTCGTTCGAGCAGCCGTTTTTGGGTTAAAGTTTCGGCGGTTGTATTGGGACTGTTGTTTTATGGATTGTTGAATTTCATCCTCGAAGATTTAGGAACCATTCATCAACCGAATTATCAAAAAATTCAAGCCAAACACGTTAGCCAAAGTGTATTAGATCAAGAACAACAATTAAACAATGAGATTAATGCACATAATAATCAAATTAAAAGACTGTCTGATAATCAGCAATATATTAAAAATAATGCAGACAACTTGAAAACGACGATCGATCAGATGCTTGACATTCAAAAATCCAGCCTTCAAAAAAACATTACCGTCTCTGAAAAAGATAAAGCCTCTTTCAACGAAGCTCAAAATGTTTTTCTGAGCTATCAAAATCAATTTAAGACCCTCAATGATGACATTCTTAATTGGCAAAAATCAAAACATATCCTAGAAGGAAAGCTGGATAATGTTCATACGACGCTAGATCAACAAAGAAAACTTGCGGACAAAGAATATTCTCAACTGTCAGAAAAGCACCGTTTTTTTCAAGCCAAACTTCAAGTAAGCACCCTATTAATTATTCTCTTATTTAGCTTGCTATTACTGCGAAGATATTACACTAACGCTTACTCTATTATTTTAAAAGCATTCTGCCTTGCTACTTTTATCCTTACATTTCTCACCATCCATGAATTTTTCCCCTCTCAATATTTCAAATATCTTCTTATTGGCGCATTAATTCTCACCGTTATTTATTTAATGACTAAATTAATACAATCCATAAAATCACCCAAACTTGATATGCTAATCAAACAATACAGAGAAGCGTATGAACATTTTTTGTGTCCCGTTTGTGAGTTTCCAATTCACATGGGGCCAAGACGATTTTTATTCTGGACCCGACGCTCAAATGTTCAGTTAAAATTACCCAAGACAAAAGAGAGCCATGATTTTGAAATCTATCATTGCCCGGCATGCAGTACTGAATTATTCAATCAATGCTCTTCTTGCCAACAAGTGAGATATTCATTACTACCAAGCTGTTCACACTGTGGGCACAAAAACACTGATAGCCAGCAGAGCGCATAAAAGCTAGATTTTATTACCAGCCCCATGATCAGAACCTAAATCAAGCCCCGTGAGCTGAATTTGCTTGGATTTAGAGCCGATGTTATAATTCAGACATGATTTAAATCACTCAAGGACTCGAGTATGACAATTTCTGCTATCAATCCAACCAGTGGCAAAATTGTTAATACGACTCCAGAAATGAACTCTAGTCAAGTGCTCTCAGCAATTGCATCCACAGCCCAAGCCTTTGAAAATTGGTCTACCACTTCTTTTGCAAAACGTGCTCAGTGCATGTCGAATGCAGCTGAAATTTTACGTCAAGGTGCACAACCTTATGCAGAATTAATGGCCGATGAAATGGGCAAACCTGTGCGAGAAGGTCGAGCAGAAATTAATAAGTGCGCCGATACCTGCGATTATTACGCAGAATACGCTGAATCATTATTACAACCTAATACCATCTCACTCCCCGATCGACAATGTGTTGTATCGTATCAACCTCTTGGCGTTATTTTGGCCATCATGCCTTGGAATTTTCCGTTCTGGCAGGTATTTCGATTTTTAATTCCTACTTTAATGGCTGGCAATGTTGCATTACTCAAACACGCCTCGAATGTACCCGGTTGTGCAATTGCGATTGAAGAAGTAATCAAAAAGGCGGGCTTCCCTCAAGATGTTTTCAAAAATTTACTAATCAAAAATACCGTTGTTGAACACGTCATAGAACATCCGGCTGTTCGTGCAGTGACACTCACTGGCAGTACTTACGCAGGCCGACAAGTCGCTGCAAAAGCAGGAAGTCTTGCAAAAAAATCGGTACTAGAATTAGGTGGAAGTGACCCGTACATTATTTTAGAGGATGCTAATTTGTCACAAGCTGTTCCCATTTGTGTCAATGCGCGCTTAATTAACTCAGGCCAAAGCTGCATCGCAGCAAAACGGTTTATTGTTTCAGAATCAATCCAAAAGGAATTTGAAAAACAATTTGTGGCCATCATGCAAAAAGCTGTCATGGGAAATCCTCGTGATGAGGCCACACAAATTGGACCACAAGCTCGCATCGATTTACGTGATGCCCTCCATCAACAAGTTCAATCGAGTATAGAAAAAGGGGCGCGCTGTCTTTTAGGCGGAGAAATTCCCAGCGGACCTGGTGCATTTTACCCACCTACAGTGTTAACGAATGTTAAACCTGGCATGCCCGCGTATGATGAAGAATTATTTGGTCCAGTCGCTGCAATAATTCCTGTTGCCAATGAAGAAGAAGCGATTCGAGTAGCCAACGATACTATTTACGGATTAGGCGGTGCAATTTTCACAGCCAATGTGATGCACGGAGAAGAAATTGCAACGAAACATTTGCAAGCAGGCAATATTGGAGTGAATATTGCGGTGAGATCCGATGCTCGCCTGCCTTTTGGTGGAATTAAATCCAGTGGATATGGTCGTGAACTGAGCGAAATTGGCATTAAGGAATTTACCAACATCAAAACCGTTTCTGTTGGGCGAGATTTGACCGCGTTTTTTTAACTTAAGGAGTATGAGGATGATAAAAATTATTGGAATTTCAGGCAGCTTGAGAAAAAGCTCTTACAACACTGCGTTACTGCAAACAGCAAAAACACTGATGCCTGCAGACTCTGAATTGCATATTGTTTCTATCGATGGCGTCCCACTCTTCAATGAAGATCTCGAAAAAGAAGGCGCACCTGCTATCGTGAATTCTCTCAAAGAACAAATCATCGCCGCTGATGGATTGCTGATCAGTACTCCAGAATATAACCACGGGATTCCTGGCGTACTGAAAAATGCTATCGACTGGATTTCTCGACCACCTGCAGACACTGCAAAAGTCTTTGCTGGCAAACCGTTTGCATTGATGGGAGCATCACCGAGTGGCTTTGGCACAGTGTTTGCACAAACCTCCTGGCTGCAAACCATTCGCTACCTTAAATTACGTCCGTGTTTTGCAAATGGCCTCTACGTCTCTGCCGCGCACCAAAAATTTGATCCCAACTTAAAACTGACAGATGAACCCACACTGGCTACTCTGAAAAAATTCCTTGAGGATTTTGTCTCCTTCATCGACGAATGACATCAAAAAAACACTATATAAATAGCCATTTTTTGAAATTTCGCTCGCCCTGAGCTCGGATTTTTTTCTCTCAGAAAATTTCCGACTCCAGGAGAGAAACGGGGGTAAAAAAAACTTTTGCGGAATATGTGCTATGCTTATTGACTAATGGAGTCTATTGGATATAGCATTTGTTTTTAATCACTCATTTTGAGTGAGCTACAAAGGGAAATTGACTGAATGATAAATATACACTTGCCACCTTCGGGTAGTGCAAAATCTGCAACCTTCTTAGGTTACGGTAGTATCATTCTGTGGTCATTGTCAGGAATTCTCACCGCCGCTGTTAGCGGAATCCCCACCTTCGAAGTTCTCACCATTGCTTTTGGTGTAAGTTTTTTTCTCAGTCTCATGGGCTGGAAAAAGTGGGGTGAAGTTAAAAATCTAAAACGTCCACTCTACACCTGGGTTCTCGGAATCATTGGAATCTACGGAAGCGAGTCGATGTACGTCGCTGCTTTTAAATTTGCTCCAGCGGCACACGTCGACTTAATCAGTTCATTGTGGCCCATTTTTGTTGTAGCTTTTTCTGCTTTTATTCCAAACGAAAAATTTGTCGCGCGTTATTTAGTGGCATCAATAATTGGATTTTTCGGTGTTTACTGCATAATCTTCGGTGATCAACAATGGATCAGTGTGGGTGATAATCACTGGCTAGGATATATGCTCGCGCTACTAGGCGCTGTGCTCGCGTGTGTATATACGCTGACTACCCATCGTTATACTGAAACATCTATAGAAACGATGACCATCTACGCTGGTTGCTGCATGTTATTTTCTCTAATTCTACATTTTCAATTTGAAATTACCCTGGCTCCTTCCATTATGGAATGGGCCACGATGATCACCATGGGACTTCTCACTCAAGGTCTTGCATATATGCTGTGGAATCACGGCGTGCATTACGGCAATTATAGATTGCTGAGTATTTTGTCTTATTCCAGCCCGATCATTTCTATTTTCTTATTGATTCTTTTTGGATTCGCAAATTTCACTCCGCAACTACTCGCAGCTTGCGCACTCATGTGTTTTGCTTGCGTAGTCGCCAACACCAAAGAAACAGGTCTGGAAGCTACACAACTTAAAGTTGCTTGATTCGACCCATATTTGAACTTCATTGACCACAAGCCAAAGAAAAAATGATCAATTGTAAGGATATCTCATTATTTATTAATAGGTTGCACTAACTTTGTAGCGTCAATATTCTGAACTATTTTAACGGGATCAAATCCTCGTTCAGAAGCAACCTTAAGAATATTTGTTAATAACGATGCGACGTCCTCTTCATCTATTAAGCTATGTGATTCAACTTCTTGACGGCAAGTCTCAAGGACAGCTCTACCAAGTATTTCAGATTCTTCCATTTCCATCTTTTCAGACTCAGAAAATGTGCAACCATGTTCTTTAAGCTGTTTTTGATAACTTAAGAGATGAGGAAAATTCCTGTCAACAAACTGTTTAATTTTCTTACCATTACTTGGTGTGTATTCCACACTATCAGTGAAATCCCTTTGGAAAATTTCTTGTCTCCATGGATCATTTCTTTGTACAGAAACATCAAGAAAGTCTAATTTACCCTGGATATAAACTGTTATTTCAGGTAACTCTGAGATATCTATTTTTATAGGTGAATCGATTACGTAATATAAAGTACCTTTTTGAGAAGGCAGTTTTGAACAATATAATTTTAATTTAGCCTTACCTTGATGTTTAGTCGCAACATATCGTTCGATATCAGCTATAACGTCAGGATCTGTAATTCTGGATCCTGCTCGTCTTTTTTCACCAGAAACCGATTTCATAAGCTTTCTCCAAAATTAACTTTTACAACCCCACGTTCAGTAATGTACTATTTTGAATACCCTCGAGGAGATTCATGATCTTCAGACGGCTTTTCTTTAGCGACATAAGCTTTGACATCTGAGACAAGCCCTAAACTCCCTGCCTCTTTGTTCAACCTTACCACAGTTTCATTAACTTTTCCAGACCATGAAGAGGCTACTTCACGCAGTGATTCCCCTGCAGTATCTCGGGCATTCATATGCACTATATCACTGCGCATAGCATTTAACTCACCTACACAATCTAAAACACGCCCTCCTGAGATCTTTCCAATCATAATGAATCGACAACAATTGCCCGCGCCTACCAATGCCAAACAAGCTGCCTGGGGATTTTCCAGTGCCGCAAACCCCTTTGCACGCTCTAGAAAATATCCAGCCTGATTAAACATTTTTGCTTGAGCAGCTTCATTTCCTTTTAAAATCTTGACCACATTACTGCCTCGAGAGATTTTTGTAACTTCTCGACTTACATCTGATAATGCATCTTTAACAAAATGTCCTTGGCATAGAAGAATAGCCTGCTCTGCCAAATATTTTGTTTTATCTTCGTAAATTATATGAAAGCTATCAGCCACTATATTCCTTGCTATTTTAAATAAGCACCATTGTTGCTGGTCTGTTAACTCTGAACAAAATTTTGACGTTGGTTTAACAGTATCTAACAACTCTAAAGTAGTTTTGTCTGTTAACGTGGCTGGCAAATGAGCTTCAATTAATGTTCCAAGCTGAATCACATCCCATAATAAATTGTATTTAATATTCGGTTCATACTCCGCCGTTGATATCTTTTCAATCAATTGAACTATAGGCTGTAGATCTTTAGCCGAAGCTATATGTTTTAGAAAAGGAAATAGCCTGACCTTCTCCTCTAATAAATCAACCTTCTTAAATTCTCGCATATGATAAGGATTTGTTGCTTTTTTCACTCATACATCTCCTACAATACCACCTAGTTCATTATAGCACATCATCCAAAATCACGCCTAATATCCAGTCTCTATGGAAATATTAGAAGATATTGAGAGTGATTTCTTAGATCAATATTAAATTGCAATTTCGATTTGTCTAATTGTCAAGTTTTAACTTCTTATTCTTCTAAATCTTTTATGAAATCTAGAATATCATGAGCTGGGTGAATCAGCCCAAACTGCTCAATGATATATTTTTCAACTTTATACTCACCTTCATTCTCCACCTCGTGTAAACTTAATTCGGTAGAATGTTGATTATTTCCTACAGTCATTCCAAGAAGTTCCATCGAGGTCGTAAACACAGGTGAACCACTCATTCCACTTGGAATTGCGGTGGAGATTTCAACTAAAGATTTTATTTTTGAATTTAATGATGTGTTATGTGAAGAAGTACGAACAATATTTCCTTTCAAACATCTGGGCTCGACATCAATTGAGGCACCTGTTATCAAGAATGTATAGCCCACCAATTGATAGTCTGTACCTATTTTAATTTTTTCAAGATAGTATTTCTTTTCGAAAAATGGCAATCTATCAGATACTGAAATTATTGCAAAATCATATTTATCATGCTTGGAAACTTTGGATACCTCAACAAGATTGCCTTGTTGATCATCAGTTCTGGGATTAACAAAAATTTGCAAGTCTTTTTCATCGCATCCTTCAATAACATGCGCACATGTCAGAATTTTTGAAGGAGAGTATATAATGCCACTTCCTAAAAACCTCCGATGCTTAGAGCTAGCTATGCCAACAGCTAATTCTTGCATATTCGACATGGTTAAATCTCCAGTTAATGCTACAGACAAGATAAAAAGAAACTGTATTTCAAAGTATAGCAGGGTCAAAATCTACGGTAAGAGTATTAAGAGTATAAAGTCTCAACCATGAACACATTTGGTACAGTCAATGCAATGCTCTACATTGTTTATTATGGCATCGTACCCTGTGGACTTGATGGATAACGGCTGGCGAGAATAAGGTGAGAAAGGCACGGTATCAGGTTGACGGAGTCTGGTGTCTCCTTTCGGGATCGTGTCGAGCCAGGAAGGCGAGACCCGAAGCCCTTCCATAGAGGGACTTGCTGGGCGGTCCCGAAAGGAGACACCAGACTCCGTTAACCTGATACAAATGCAGAAGAAAAAAAGGGCAGTAACACTGCCCTTTTTAGTACTAAGAAAATAAAGACTTATTCCGCAGCAGTATCACCTGCAGCTTCGGCCGCTGACTCACGAGCAGAAGATTGCAGAGCTTTACTTAATTGCTCTTCAGCTTCGCTCGCAGAAACTGTCTTCGGACCGATTACAATTTCTTCTTCCTCAACACCCGCACGTCTGCGTTGATGATAAGCAAATCCGGTACCCGCAGGTATGATTCGTCCTACCACAATATTTTCTTTCAATCCAAGTAACGGATCACGCTTACCACTAACAGAGGCTTCCGTCAGTACGCGAGTGGTTTCTTGGAACGAAGCTGCAGACAAGAATGATTCAGTCGCCAAAGAAGCTTTTGTGATACCCAACAATACGGGTTCGTACAGCGCAGGTCTTTCACCTTTTTCATTCACAATATCATTGGACTGCTGAACAAGATATTTTTCAATTTGTTCTTCTTTCAGAAGTTTAGAATCGCCAGGATCAGCGATCTTCACCTTACGAAGCATTTGACGAATAATCACTTCAATATGCTTGTCATTGATTCTCACACCTTGTAATCGATAGACATCCTGCACTTCATTAATGATGTAATTCGCCAATGCAGTAACGCCCAACAATCGTAAAATATCGTGTGGATCCAACGGACCATCAGCGATGACTTCACCCTTGGCAACACTTTCACCTTCAAATACGGTGAAGTGACGCCATTTAGGAATTAATTCCTCAAACGGGTTCTCGCTCATGCCTTGAATAATCAAACGACGTTTTTCTTTGGTTTCTTTACCAAAGACCACAACACCTGATTCTTCAGCCATGATAGCGGCATCTTTAGGCCTTCTCGCTTCAAACAAGTCAGCTACACGCGGTAGACCACCGGTAATATCGCGAGTTTTTGATTTTTCTTGCGGAATACGCGCAATCATGTCACCCACACCGATCTTGGCTTTATCTTCAATATTAATAATCGTGCCATTAGGTAAGAAATAATGCGCTGGCTGATTACTTCCAGGAATGACAAGGTCATTACCTTTAGCATCCACCAATTTCACCATCGGCTTCAATTCTTTACCAGCAGACGAACGCTGTTGCGAACTCATCACAACAATACTAGTAAGTCCTGTCACTTCATCTGTTTGACGAGTAACGGTGACACCATCCACGAAATCGATAAATCTCGCGCGACCCTCTACTTCAGAAATAATTGGATGTGTATGCGGATCCCACTGTGCAACGACTTTACCAGAGCTCACCTTGCTTTCATTATCAATTATAATATTAGCACCGTAAGGTACTTTATAACGT harbors:
- a CDS encoding HAD family acid phosphatase — protein: MKYRHFRTFCLLLSILFITPSFAVEPENLYVIKKNLVNYFEAGLYQGDVQAVINKAEQYLQERIQLNEALAHPKKLAIVLDIDETSLSNFPYMKKLDFGIDSPILKTIGLETDDPPIKPTLNLFNYALQHHVSIFFVTGRFEKMRTMTANNLKKAGYTSWKELFLKPNTYHENSAIPYKSAIRKKITEKGYDIVLNIGDQISDLEGGYADRTYKLPNPYYYVP
- a CDS encoding NAD-dependent succinate-semialdehyde dehydrogenase, which gives rise to MTISAINPTSGKIVNTTPEMNSSQVLSAIASTAQAFENWSTTSFAKRAQCMSNAAEILRQGAQPYAELMADEMGKPVREGRAEINKCADTCDYYAEYAESLLQPNTISLPDRQCVVSYQPLGVILAIMPWNFPFWQVFRFLIPTLMAGNVALLKHASNVPGCAIAIEEVIKKAGFPQDVFKNLLIKNTVVEHVIEHPAVRAVTLTGSTYAGRQVAAKAGSLAKKSVLELGGSDPYIILEDANLSQAVPICVNARLINSGQSCIAAKRFIVSESIQKEFEKQFVAIMQKAVMGNPRDEATQIGPQARIDLRDALHQQVQSSIEKGARCLLGGEIPSGPGAFYPPTVLTNVKPGMPAYDEELFGPVAAIIPVANEEEAIRVANDTIYGLGGAIFTANVMHGEEIATKHLQAGNIGVNIAVRSDARLPFGGIKSSGYGRELSEIGIKEFTNIKTVSVGRDLTAFF
- a CDS encoding NAD(P)H-dependent oxidoreductase, yielding MIKIIGISGSLRKSSYNTALLQTAKTLMPADSELHIVSIDGVPLFNEDLEKEGAPAIVNSLKEQIIAADGLLISTPEYNHGIPGVLKNAIDWISRPPADTAKVFAGKPFALMGASPSGFGTVFAQTSWLQTIRYLKLRPCFANGLYVSAAHQKFDPNLKLTDEPTLATLKKFLEDFVSFIDE
- a CDS encoding EamA family transporter translates to MINIHLPPSGSAKSATFLGYGSIILWSLSGILTAAVSGIPTFEVLTIAFGVSFFLSLMGWKKWGEVKNLKRPLYTWVLGIIGIYGSESMYVAAFKFAPAAHVDLISSLWPIFVVAFSAFIPNEKFVARYLVASIIGFFGVYCIIFGDQQWISVGDNHWLGYMLALLGAVLACVYTLTTHRYTETSIETMTIYAGCCMLFSLILHFQFEITLAPSIMEWATMITMGLLTQGLAYMLWNHGVHYGNYRLLSILSYSSPIISIFLLILFGFANFTPQLLAACALMCFACVVANTKETGLEATQLKVA
- a CDS encoding serine protease, translating into MSNMQELAVGIASSKHRRFLGSGIIYSPSKILTCAHVIEGCDEKDLQIFVNPRTDDQQGNLVEVSKVSKHDKYDFAIISVSDRLPFFEKKYYLEKIKIGTDYQLVGYTFLITGASIDVEPRCLKGNIVRTSSHNTSLNSKIKSLVEISTAIPSGMSGSPVFTTSMELLGMTVGNNQHSTELSLHEVENEGEYKVEKYIIEQFGLIHPAHDILDFIKDLEE